One Desulfobacteraceae bacterium genomic window, TTCGACACCGATGAGGGCGTTTTCAACGCCGTCGAAGGGGTTTCCTTTGCCGTCGGGGCCGGGGAGGTGGTGGGGCTGGTGGGCGAGTCCGGCTGCGGCAAGTCGGTGACGGCCCTGAGCATCCTGCGCCTGATCCCGTCGCCGCCGGGGCGGATCACCCAGGGCAGCGTGCGCTTCAAGGGCGTCGACCTCGCGCGCCTGAGCGCCGCCGAACTGCGCCGGGTGCGGGGCGCCAGCATCGGCATGATCTTTCAGGAGCCGTCGGCGGCCCTTTCGCCGCTTCACCGGGTGGGGCGCCAGCTGGTGGAGGCCCTGCGCCTGCACCGCGACATCCCCCGCCAGGCGGCCTGGGAGACGGCCGGCCAGTGGCTAGAGAAGATCCGCATCCCGGATGCGGCCGAACGGCTGCATGCCTACCCCTTTCAGCTCTCCGGCGGCATGCAGCAACGGGTCATGATCGCCATGGCCCTGATGCTTGAGCCGGAGCTGATCATCGCCGACGAGCCCACCACCGCCCTGGACGTCACCATCCAGGCCCAGGTGTTCGCCCTGATCCGGGAGATGCGGCAGGCCAGCACCGCCATTTTGCTGATCACCCACGACATGGGGGTCGTCTGGGAGATGTGCGACCGGGTGCTGGTGATGTACGCCGCCCGGATCGTCGAAGCGGGCAGCCGCGAAGAGATCTTCGGGAAACCGGCCCATCCCTACTCCCGGGGGCTGCTGTGCTCGATCCCGCGGCTGACCGACAAGCCCGACCGGCTGGCGGCCATCGGCGGTATGGTGCCCTCGCCGCTGCGCTACCCGCCCGGCTGCCGCTTCAATGACCGCTGCCCCTACGTTTTTGACCGCTGCCGACGTGAAGCCCCCGGCCTGCTGGAAGTCGCGGGCGGGCATCAGGCGGCCTGTTTCCTGGCCAGAAAACTGGTCCGGACACCCCTTTAACCCAGGCGCTGGGACGGCATGCCAACCCCAATCGCAAAACCCCCGACGAACCTTGAAAACGGCGCGCGGCCGCTGTTGGAACTGCTGGATCTGAAGACCTGGTTTCCCGTGCGGCGCGGGGTTTTCGCCAAAACCATCGGTCATGTGCGCGCCGTGGACGGGGTGACGCTGACCATCGCCCGTGCTGAAACCCTGGGCCTGGTGGGCGAATCGGGCTGCGGCAAGACCACCCTGGGGCGCACGATTCTGGGGCTCGACCCCCCCCACAGCGGCCGCCTGCGCTTCGACGGGCGCGACATCGGCCGGCTGTCGCGGGCGGCAAAGCGGCAGCTCCGGCAGCGGATGCAGATCATCTTTCAGGACCCGCTCTCCTCGCTCAATCCGCGGATGAACATCCTGGATATCGTAACCGAGGGGCTGCGCGAATTCAGTCTGATCTCCGACACCCGCGAGGCGCATGCCGTGCGGCTACTCAGGGAGGTCGGGCTCGACGCCGATGCCCTCTACCGCTACCCGCACGAGTTTTCCGGCGGCCAGCGGCAGCGGATCAACGTGGCCCGGGCGATTTCGCTGCGGCCCGATTTTATCGTCTGCGACGAGGCGGTAAGCGCCCTGGATGTGTCGGTTCAGGCCCAGGTGATCAATTTGATGATCGATCTGCGGGAAAAATACGGCCTGGCCTACCTCTTCATTTCCCACGACCTCAGCGTCGTCAGCAATATCGCCGGGCGCGTGGCGGTGATGTACCTGGGCCGGGTGGTGGAGGAGGGCCCCACCGACAGCATCATCCGCGACCCCCTGCACCCTTACACCCGCGCCCTGATCGGGGCGGTTCCGGTGCCCGGCGTGCAGCGCGCAAAAGCTCCGCCGCTGACCGGCGAGACCCCCTCACCGCTGGCCCCGCCGCCCGGATGCCGCTTTCACCCGCGCTGTCAGGAGGCGATGGACGTCTGCCGGCGGGTGGACCCGGGCCGCACA contains:
- a CDS encoding ABC transporter ATP-binding protein, whose amino-acid sequence is MSAAILEVDNLTVTFDTDEGVFNAVEGVSFAVGAGEVVGLVGESGCGKSVTALSILRLIPSPPGRITQGSVRFKGVDLARLSAAELRRVRGASIGMIFQEPSAALSPLHRVGRQLVEALRLHRDIPRQAAWETAGQWLEKIRIPDAAERLHAYPFQLSGGMQQRVMIAMALMLEPELIIADEPTTALDVTIQAQVFALIREMRQASTAILLITHDMGVVWEMCDRVLVMYAARIVEAGSREEIFGKPAHPYSRGLLCSIPRLTDKPDRLAAIGGMVPSPLRYPPGCRFNDRCPYVFDRCRREAPGLLEVAGGHQAACFLARKLVRTPL
- a CDS encoding ABC transporter ATP-binding protein, coding for MPTPIAKPPTNLENGARPLLELLDLKTWFPVRRGVFAKTIGHVRAVDGVTLTIARAETLGLVGESGCGKTTLGRTILGLDPPHSGRLRFDGRDIGRLSRAAKRQLRQRMQIIFQDPLSSLNPRMNILDIVTEGLREFSLISDTREAHAVRLLREVGLDADALYRYPHEFSGGQRQRINVARAISLRPDFIVCDEAVSALDVSVQAQVINLMIDLREKYGLAYLFISHDLSVVSNIAGRVAVMYLGRVVEEGPTDSIIRDPLHPYTRALIGAVPVPGVQRAKAPPLTGETPSPLAPPPGCRFHPRCQEAMDVCRRVDPGRTRWAGRRVWCHLYGEGETLSS